The Neisseria yangbaofengii genome contains a region encoding:
- a CDS encoding conjugal transfer protein TraH — protein MSILKNKAKRTYATVKIGVVAASLLFATLPSTVQADIASGMDAMWTTTTPELGAVNGNYGGSLGGLSMRSPVRSFNILAYDPPRFSAGCGGIDAYFGSFSMISVDNMRNIIRAIMANGTGYALKIALDNMCPSCQNIMSGLHDMTSKINGAAKNTCQISSAMVEAARGDTSQMSSMLGETKGSFEAAWGAAKGAVSDFSEALQKRSYSGKNANRPDDAADQSTIYGNNMMNTLASAGVFGKNGQGGGGINTEPYGGDQSYLQLAMNLYGTTIALTGSNAASSTSGGMFAKESKEKGDKVYEPIWSFRDLVYGRETGAALDGYKCSDFNINKADSCQTVTMAETEFPGVKRYIINMMTGKQTAYGDSSSMGDSVVTAIAPDSIMAHLADNTIAQSTKQIAFVNSLPEEIRSKLAAAAKSGTRLQTQAVSAFADAWAEQMGAELVMAMNKNIASAYSANVTQNGKHIVPLSDSQKTQMAKLEQEANNRLTFNARSQTMQNLSQMLDTALAIKNGLTTAAK, from the coding sequence ATGTCGATTCTGAAAAACAAAGCTAAACGCACTTACGCAACCGTCAAAATCGGCGTAGTGGCCGCCTCACTGCTGTTTGCCACCCTGCCTTCGACCGTTCAGGCCGACATCGCCTCCGGCATGGACGCGATGTGGACGACGACCACTCCCGAATTGGGCGCGGTCAACGGTAACTACGGCGGTTCGCTCGGCGGTCTGAGTATGCGTTCTCCGGTGCGTTCGTTCAATATTCTGGCCTACGACCCGCCGCGCTTTTCTGCCGGCTGCGGCGGCATTGATGCCTACTTCGGTTCGTTTTCCATGATCTCCGTGGACAATATGCGCAACATCATCCGCGCAATCATGGCCAACGGTACCGGCTATGCCCTCAAAATCGCCTTGGACAATATGTGTCCGTCCTGCCAAAACATCATGAGTGGCCTGCACGACATGACCAGCAAAATTAACGGAGCCGCCAAAAACACCTGTCAAATCAGCAGCGCGATGGTTGAGGCGGCACGCGGCGATACTTCGCAGATGAGCAGCATGCTCGGCGAAACCAAAGGCAGTTTCGAGGCGGCATGGGGTGCGGCCAAAGGTGCGGTTTCCGATTTTTCGGAAGCCCTGCAAAAGCGCAGCTATTCCGGTAAAAATGCCAACCGTCCCGATGATGCGGCTGACCAGTCCACCATTTACGGCAACAACATGATGAATACCCTGGCATCCGCCGGCGTATTCGGCAAAAACGGTCAGGGCGGCGGCGGTATCAATACCGAGCCTTACGGCGGCGACCAGAGCTATCTGCAACTGGCGATGAACCTGTACGGTACCACCATTGCGCTGACCGGCAGCAATGCCGCTTCCAGCACTTCCGGAGGCATGTTTGCCAAGGAATCCAAAGAAAAAGGCGACAAGGTGTACGAACCGATTTGGTCGTTCCGTGATTTGGTGTACGGCAGAGAGACCGGTGCGGCATTGGACGGCTACAAATGTTCCGATTTCAACATCAATAAGGCCGACAGCTGCCAAACTGTGACCATGGCCGAAACCGAGTTTCCCGGCGTGAAACGCTACATCATCAATATGATGACCGGCAAACAGACCGCCTACGGCGACAGCAGCAGTATGGGGGACTCCGTCGTAACCGCCATCGCTCCCGATTCGATTATGGCGCACCTGGCCGACAATACCATCGCCCAAAGTACCAAGCAGATTGCCTTCGTCAATTCGCTTCCGGAAGAAATCCGCAGCAAGCTGGCCGCCGCAGCCAAATCCGGTACGCGCCTGCAAACCCAAGCCGTCTCCGCCTTTGCCGACGCATGGGCGGAGCAGATGGGCGCAGAGCTGGTGATGGCCATGAACAAAAACATCGCCTCGGCCTACTCTGCCAACGTGACCCAGAACGGCAAGCATATCGTGCCGCTGAGTGACAGCCAAAAAACACAAATGGCAAAACTGGAGCAGGAAGCCAACAACCGCCTGACCTTCAACGCCCGTTCCCAAACCATGCAGAACCTGTCGCAGATGCTGGATACCGCATTGGCGATTAAAAACGGATTGACCACCGCAGCAAAATAA
- the traF gene encoding conjugal transfer protein TraF translates to MKNWKTKTAAGLMLAALVGAGWSMQALAEGSAFGKATDDGYFWYKDRPAAKPKPKSKEEPKPEAVPAPKPSEKQEAPKAEKKAEFGSATWIRDKQKELLELAISNPTEENVRAYLYVNRLMLDKADEFARMSKKVTDADPMLSESVRVPISALARQQVLWQIDQAKEGIIKDLSRKAGIWMFFDSSCAFCQSQYQVTKMLEKKYNMQVRYISTDGGVINGMKPAQIRYDRGGQRARSMGIQLTPATILVAPPDRVAVVAHGAMSMSELEQKIVTAAIDMNLADPNLTNIAKLNERGMISSKDLNAAKTKLEDPDNMDEVVKMLNRIIKNKM, encoded by the coding sequence ATGAAAAACTGGAAAACAAAAACCGCCGCCGGTCTGATGCTGGCCGCTTTGGTCGGTGCGGGTTGGAGCATGCAGGCACTGGCAGAGGGTTCCGCCTTCGGTAAGGCTACCGACGACGGCTACTTCTGGTACAAGGACAGGCCTGCCGCCAAACCCAAGCCTAAGTCCAAAGAAGAACCCAAACCGGAAGCTGTGCCGGCTCCGAAGCCATCTGAAAAACAAGAAGCACCCAAGGCAGAAAAAAAGGCCGAGTTCGGCTCCGCCACCTGGATACGCGACAAACAGAAAGAGCTGCTCGAGCTGGCGATTTCCAATCCGACCGAAGAGAACGTCCGCGCCTATCTATACGTCAACCGGCTGATGCTCGATAAGGCCGACGAATTTGCCCGTATGAGCAAAAAAGTGACCGATGCCGACCCGATGCTGTCCGAATCGGTGCGCGTACCGATTTCCGCCTTGGCACGCCAACAGGTACTGTGGCAGATCGACCAGGCCAAAGAAGGCATCATCAAGGATTTGAGCCGCAAAGCCGGTATTTGGATGTTTTTCGACAGCAGCTGCGCCTTTTGCCAAAGCCAGTACCAAGTTACCAAGATGTTGGAAAAGAAATACAACATGCAGGTGCGCTACATCAGTACCGACGGCGGTGTCATCAACGGCATGAAACCCGCGCAAATCCGTTATGACCGTGGCGGACAACGCGCACGCAGCATGGGCATCCAACTGACACCTGCAACCATTTTGGTTGCTCCGCCCGACCGCGTGGCCGTCGTCGCCCACGGCGCAATGAGCATGAGCGAGTTGGAACAAAAAATCGTAACGGCGGCCATCGACATGAATCTGGCCGACCCAAACCTGACCAACATCGCCAAACTAAACGAGCGCGGTATGATCAGTAGCAAGGATCTGAATGCCGCCAAAACCAAGTTGGAAGATCCGGATAATATGGACGAAGTGGTCAAAATGCTGAACCGCATCATCAAAAACAAAATGTAG
- a CDS encoding tetratricopeptide repeat protein, whose product MNTVKTAAVCMTLFAALNASAQDGKQEMDRKVFGEERRNIGTPAAAKAPAEKKADSPAPKTGYKRKPSEQEAARQLYERFTHGDSLYAAKLRDAANGGNRWASLYYGYLAETGKLSGRQDMQLALRSYQKAVKNADGSLTGNHLAAYNLGLAYYYGKGVAADSRSALKWFLTAIQAYRESKGRNAVFWPAEYHAGLIKEAAAKTAPAQLAEARSHYANAARMRDPNALYRYGLLIAAENQPAALPYYNRAADRWHSGAMVALARYYGKSDSLHKANRLEAARWLQIAAATDKRYASYAKRAMNSLKPDEQKRVGSSVTMWLQRRGIRPTPSDYAAPLFEDPATIR is encoded by the coding sequence ATGAATACCGTTAAAACCGCCGCCGTCTGCATGACCCTGTTTGCCGCCCTGAATGCGTCGGCACAGGACGGCAAACAGGAAATGGACAGAAAAGTATTCGGTGAAGAGCGCCGCAACATCGGCACGCCGGCCGCCGCCAAAGCACCGGCAGAGAAAAAAGCAGACAGCCCTGCGCCGAAAACCGGCTACAAGCGCAAACCGAGCGAACAGGAAGCGGCACGCCAACTGTACGAGCGCTTTACCCACGGCGACAGCCTGTATGCAGCCAAACTGAGGGATGCTGCCAACGGCGGCAACCGCTGGGCTTCGCTGTATTACGGCTACCTAGCCGAAACCGGCAAACTGTCCGGCCGTCAGGATATGCAACTGGCGCTGCGTTCCTATCAAAAAGCAGTGAAAAATGCCGACGGCAGTCTGACCGGCAACCATTTGGCCGCCTACAACCTCGGCCTGGCCTACTACTACGGCAAGGGTGTGGCGGCGGACAGCCGCAGCGCATTGAAATGGTTTCTGACCGCAATACAGGCATACCGCGAAAGTAAAGGCCGCAACGCTGTGTTTTGGCCGGCCGAATACCATGCCGGCCTGATTAAGGAAGCGGCCGCCAAAACCGCACCGGCGCAGCTGGCCGAGGCTCGCAGCCATTATGCCAATGCCGCCCGGATGCGCGACCCGAACGCGCTTTACCGTTACGGCCTGCTGATTGCCGCTGAAAACCAGCCTGCGGCGCTTCCCTATTACAACCGTGCTGCCGACCGCTGGCACAGCGGCGCAATGGTGGCTTTGGCACGCTATTACGGCAAAAGCGACAGCCTGCACAAAGCAAACCGTCTTGAAGCCGCACGCTGGTTGCAAATCGCGGCGGCAACCGACAAACGGTACGCATCTTATGCCAAGCGCGCCATGAACAGTCTGAAGCCGGACGAACAGAAGCGGGTCGGCAGTTCCGTCACCATGTGGCTGCAACGCCGGGGCATCCGCCCTACTCCGTCCGACTACGCCGCGCCGCTGTTTGAAGACCCTGCCACCATCCGATAG